In the Octadecabacter sp. SW4 genome, one interval contains:
- a CDS encoding FkbM family methyltransferase, producing MTDDLITTSRAKLAEARATLVKALRVEKTRRRAPMVRQLHEIQQMLSPLYAYSSQAGQDAVIDRIMGQKRGGTFVDIGGYDGTTGSNTFFLEVWRGWTGVMVEPVPAQLKKARLVRRCECLGVAVAATEGEAEFIEIAQGFTQMSGLADSYDPALLDQVRADKRHKENTIRLETRTLSRILQDSGLIHPDFVSLDIEGGEISVLESFPFEDHNVGAWAIENNTGTHEIAKIMRAAGYELAEFCGPDEIYAKPDK from the coding sequence ATGACCGACGACCTGATCACCACCTCTCGCGCCAAGTTGGCCGAGGCACGTGCGACCCTCGTGAAGGCGCTCAGGGTTGAAAAGACCCGCCGCCGCGCCCCGATGGTGCGTCAACTGCACGAAATCCAGCAAATGCTGTCGCCGCTCTATGCCTATTCCTCGCAGGCGGGGCAGGATGCTGTGATCGACCGGATCATGGGCCAGAAGCGTGGCGGCACATTTGTCGACATTGGCGGTTATGATGGCACTACCGGATCGAACACCTTTTTCCTCGAGGTCTGGCGCGGCTGGACCGGTGTGATGGTCGAGCCCGTTCCCGCGCAGCTGAAAAAGGCCCGCCTGGTGCGCCGGTGTGAATGCCTTGGCGTGGCGGTGGCTGCGACCGAAGGAGAGGCTGAGTTCATCGAAATCGCCCAGGGCTTTACCCAGATGAGCGGCCTTGCAGACAGCTATGACCCCGCCCTTCTTGATCAGGTGCGGGCGGACAAGCGCCACAAGGAAAATACCATCAGGCTCGAGACCAGAACGCTTAGCCGAATTTTGCAAGATTCGGGTCTAATACACCCTGATTTTGTGTCTTTGGACATCGAAGGCGGTGAAATTTCCGTCCTCGAGTCCTTTCCGTTCGAGGATCACAATGTTGGCGCTTGGGCGATTGAAAACAATACCGGCACACATGAGATCGCCAAGATCATGCGCGCGGCCGGGTACGAGCTGGCCGAGTTTTGTGGCCCTGACGAAATCTACGCCAAACCCGATAAATAG
- a CDS encoding flagellar motor protein MotB: protein MGAKSNAPIIIKRKKVVGGDGHHGGAWKVAYADFVTAMMAFFMLMWLLNATTEQQRKGIADYFSPTLPINRISGGGEGMFGGTNIFTDQTLVQDGTGAAMVVPGEMMSEGEAEAAAQEAAQVAALREIEELLVGRGGESLISDQALRHVITRLTDEGLVIEIFALEDAPLFLAGTSMPTAVTSELTQMFARVFSLVENNIAVEGYLQARPIVLLDNPVWDMSMARAAGIRALLESGGLEADRFTRVTGHGDRSPVVSDPFALRNDRIEIILLRDPT, encoded by the coding sequence ATGGGTGCGAAATCCAATGCGCCGATAATCATCAAGCGTAAGAAAGTCGTCGGCGGTGATGGACACCACGGCGGCGCCTGGAAGGTTGCCTATGCGGATTTCGTGACCGCGATGATGGCCTTTTTCATGCTGATGTGGCTCTTGAATGCGACGACGGAACAGCAACGCAAAGGCATTGCCGACTACTTCTCGCCGACGTTGCCGATCAACCGGATTTCCGGCGGGGGTGAAGGGATGTTTGGTGGCACCAACATTTTTACCGATCAGACGCTGGTGCAAGACGGCACGGGCGCTGCGATGGTCGTTCCCGGCGAAATGATGTCTGAGGGAGAAGCCGAAGCCGCCGCACAAGAGGCCGCACAAGTCGCCGCCCTGCGCGAGATCGAGGAGTTGCTGGTCGGGCGCGGCGGTGAGAGTCTGATTTCAGATCAAGCGTTGCGCCACGTGATAACGCGCCTCACGGACGAAGGTCTCGTCATCGAAATATTCGCGCTGGAGGATGCACCGTTGTTTCTTGCGGGAACATCCATGCCCACTGCGGTCACCAGCGAACTGACGCAAATGTTTGCGCGGGTATTCTCGCTTGTTGAAAACAACATCGCCGTTGAGGGATACTTGCAAGCCCGCCCGATCGTGCTGCTGGACAACCCGGTGTGGGATATGTCGATGGCACGTGCCGCAGGTATTCGGGCGCTGCTGGAATCAGGTGGCCTTGAGGCGGATCGCTTCACGCGCGTCACGGGTCACGGTGACAGATCGCCCGTGGTTTCAGACCCGTTTGCCCTGCGCAATGATCGGATTGAAATTATCCTGCTTCGCGATCCCACCTGA